In a single window of the Salmo trutta chromosome 23, fSalTru1.1, whole genome shotgun sequence genome:
- the LOC115159830 gene encoding transcription factor 4, whose protein sequence is MDAQNQANALSSGLQGQSASSVSSEIKSEDEGDENLQDARSMEAKKEEPDNKDLKSIDRSRSSNADDEDLSPEQKIEREKERRMANNARERLRVRDINEAFKELGRMVQLHLKSDKPQTKLLILHQAVAVILSLEQQVRERNLNPKAACLKRREEEKGSSDGGATLSLAGPHHAMGDASNPMGQM, encoded by the exons ATGGATGCGCAAAATCAAGCAAATG cTCTCTCCAGTGGTCTCCAGGGCCAGAGTGCCTCGTCCGTCTCGTCAGAGATCAAGTCAGAGGATGAAGGGGATGAGAACCTACAGGATGCCAGATCTATGGAGGCCAAGAAGGAGGAGCCTGACAACAAGGACCTCAAGTCTATTGATAGGTCAAGATCTAG CAACGCGGATGACGAGGACTTGTCTCCGGAGCAGAAGATCGAACGTGAGAAGGAACGCAGGATGGCCAACAACGCCCGGGAGCGTCTGCGTGTCCGAGACATCAACGAGGCTTTCAAGGAGCTGGGGCGCATGGTGCAGCTGCACCTGAAGAGTGACAAGCCACAGACCAAACTGCTCATACTGCATCAGGCCGTGGCCGTCATACTGAGTCTGGAGCAGCAAGTCAGAG AGAGGAATCTGAACCCTAAGGCAGCGTGTCTGAAGAGACGTGAGGAGGAGAAAGGCTCGTCGGACGGCGGAGCGACCCTCTCCCTGGCCGGGCCGCACCACGCCATGGGGGATGCCTCCAACCCAATGGGACAAATGTAA
- the LOC115159831 gene encoding uncharacterized protein LOC115159831 — translation MNAGYLQVKRYTVKRYTVKRYTVHRYTVKRYTVKRYTVKRYTVHRYTVKRYTVHRYTVKRYTVHRYTVKRYTVHRYTVKRYTVHRYTVKRYTVHRYTVKRYTVHRYTVKRYTVKRYTVKRYTVKRYTVKRNTVKRYTVKRDRYTVKRYTVKRYTVKRYTVKRYTVKRYTVKRYTVKRYTVKRYTVKRYTVQRYTVKRYTVKRYTVKRYTVKRYTVKRYTVKRYTVNRYTVKRYTVKRYIVKRYTVKRYTVKRYTVNRYTVKRYTVKRYTVKRYTVKRYTVKRYTVKRYTVKRYTVKRYTVKRYTVKRYTVKRYTVKRYTVKRYTVKRYTVKRYTVKRYTVKRYTVKRYTVKRYTVKRYTVNRYTVKRYTVKRYTVKRYTVNRYTVKRYTVKSYTVKRYTVKRYTVKRYTVKRYTVKRYTVKRYTVKRYTVKRYTVKRYTVKRYTVKRYTVKRYTVKRYTVKRYTVKRYTVKRYTVKRYTVKRYTVKRYTVKRYTVKRYTVKRYTVKRYTVKGYTVKRCTVKRCTVKRYTVKRYTVKRYTVKRYTVKRYTVNRYTVNRYTVKRYTVKRYTVKRYTVKRYTVTRYTVKRYTVKRYTVRR, via the exons ATGAATGCTGGGTACCTCCAAG TGAAGAGGTACACAGTAAAGAGGTACACAGTGAAGAGATACACAGTACACAGGTACACAGTGAAGAGGTACACAGTAAAGAGGTACACAGTGAAGAGATACACAGTACACAGGTACACAGTGAAGAGATACACAGTACACAGGTACACAGTGAAGAGGTACACAGTACACAGGTACACAGTAAAGAGGTACACAGTACACAGGTACACAGTAAAGAGGTACACAGTACACAGGTACACAGTGAAGAGGTACACAGTACACAGGTACACAGTAAAGAGGTACACAGTACACAGGTACACAGTGAAGAGGTACACAGTGAAGAGGTACACAGTGAAGAGGTACACAGTGAAGAGGTACACAGTGAAGAGAAACACAGTGAAGAGGTACACAGTGAAGAG AGATAGGTACACAGTGAAGAGGTACACAGTGAAGAGGTACACAGTAAAGAGGTACACAGTAAAGAGGTACACAGTGAAGAGGTACACAGTGAAGAGGTACACAGTAAAGAGGTACACAGTAAAGAGGTACACAGTGAAGAGGTACACAGTGCAGAGGTACACAGTGAAGAGGTACACAGTGAAGAGGTACACAGTAAAGAGGTACACAGTAAAGAGGTACACAGTGAAGAGGTACACAGTGAAGAGGTACACAGTGAATAGGTACACAGTGAAGAGGTACACAGTGAAGAGGTACATAGTGAAGAGGTACACAGTGAAGAGGTACACAGTGAAGAGGTACACAGTAAACAGGTACACAGTGAAGAGGTACACAGTGAAGAGGTACACAGTGAAGAGATACACAGTGAAGAGATACACAGTGAAGAGGTACACAGTGAAGAGGTACACAGTGAAGAGGTACACAGTAAAGAGGTACACAGTGAAGAGGTACACAGTGAAGAGGTACACAGTAAAGAGGTACACAGTGAAGAGGTACACAGTGAAGAGGTACACAGTAAAGAGGTACACAGTGAAGAGATACACAGTAAAGAGGTACACAGTAAAGAGGTACACAGTGAAGAGGTACACAGTGAAGAGGTACACAGTGAAGAGGTACACAGTGAATAGATACACAGTGAAGAGGTACACAGTGAAGAGGTACACAGTGAAGAGGTACACAGTAAACAGGTACACAGTGAAGAGGTACACAGTGAAGAGTTACACAGTGAAGAGGTACACAGTGAAGAGGTACACAGTGAAGAGGTACACAGTGAAGAGGTACACAGTGAAGAGATACACAGTGAAGAGATACACAGTAAAGAGGTACACAGTGAAGAGGTACACAGTGAAGAG GTACACAGTGAAGAGGTACACAGTGAAGAGGTACACAGTGAAGAGATACACAGTAAAGAGGTACACAGTGAAGAGGTACACAGTGAAGAGGTACACAGTAAAGAGGTACACAGTGAAGAGGTACACAGTGAAGAGGTACACAGTGAAGAGGTACACAGTGAAGAGATACACAGTGAAGAGATACACAGTAAAGAGGTACACAGTGAAGAGGTACACAGTGAAGGGGTACACAGTGAAGAGGTGCACAGTAAAGAGGTGCACAGTGAAGAGGTACACAGTGAAGAGATACACAGTAAAGAGGTACACAGTAAAGAGGTACACAGTGAAGAGGTACACAGTGAATAGATACACAGTGAATAGATACACAGTGAAGAGGTACACAGTGAAGAGGTACACAGTGAAGAGGTACACAGTGAAGAGGTACACAGTGACAAGGTACACAGTGAAGAGGTACACAGTGAAGAGGTACACAGTAAGGAGATAG